The following are encoded in a window of Fusobacterium perfoetens genomic DNA:
- the dapD gene encoding 2,3,4,5-tetrahydropyridine-2,6-dicarboxylate N-acetyltransferase → MNSLNTAEEIIAFIKSSEKKTPVKAYINGNLSGISTSAKIFKGDESYILIGESSEIDRIIEENKDRILDFYIENDRRNSGVPTLDLRNIDARIEPGAIIRDKVTIGKNAVIMMGAVINIGAVIGENTMIDMGAVLGGRATVGKNCHIGAGAVLAGVIEPPSANPVIIEDGVLVGANAVIIEGVKVGAGAVVGAGAVVLEDVPAGAVVTGNPAKIIKTVDKKTLEKTQLVEDLRK, encoded by the coding sequence ATGAACAGTTTAAATACAGCAGAAGAGATAATAGCTTTTATAAAAAGTTCAGAGAAAAAAACACCTGTAAAAGCATATATAAATGGAAATCTTTCAGGAATTTCAACTTCAGCAAAAATTTTTAAGGGAGACGAATCTTATATTTTAATAGGTGAGTCTTCTGAAATTGATAGAATAATAGAAGAAAATAAGGATAGAATACTAGATTTCTATATTGAAAATGACAGAAGAAATTCAGGAGTCCCTACTCTTGATTTGAGGAATATAGATGCAAGAATAGAGCCTGGAGCTATAATAAGAGATAAGGTAACAATAGGAAAAAATGCTGTTATAATGATGGGAGCAGTTATAAATATTGGAGCTGTTATTGGTGAAAATACAATGATTGATATGGGAGCAGTTCTAGGTGGAAGAGCAACTGTTGGAAAAAATTGTCATATAGGAGCAGGAGCAGTTTTAGCAGGAGTAATAGAACCTCCTTCAGCAAATCCTGTAATTATTGAAGATGGCGTTCTTGTAGGAGCAAATGCAGTTATAATTGAGGGGGTAAAAGTAGGAGCAGGAGCAGTTGTAGGAGCAGGAGCAGTTGTTCTTGAAGATGTTCCAGCAGGAGCAGTTGTAACAGGAAATCCTGCTAAAATAATAAAAACTGTTGATAAAAAAACTTTAGAAAAGACACAGCTTGTAGAAGACTTAAGAAAATAA
- a CDS encoding FAD-binding protein, with the protein MKINKILNCDIIVVGSGIGGLTAAKKAAERGRNVILVTNGKLCGGASYFPLKGTLGIQATADQKEDLDFFKNDIRTIGRGMENPHMIDTYIKDIKESITSLNEIGFKPWLRNDKRPACFAKYARDIFLINEWEKAKEEAKIIFKNIENIKIKEQAKIIKILKYNNKTAGAVFQSNEGELFIIKAPVIIMASGGIAGLYEHNLYPSDIDGSGHVVLLDAGAQLQNMEFIQFIPAFIKPVYNTLFGEHTLKYCLGMYTHDDKKLFSGIEDKNIKDLWLERSSYAPFSCDFKSSVIDLKMADNINGVKLKFHKDLYLDEGEFYKVYLDWLKKSIGIDMCNDEVVVAPFAHSCNGGVKVSCNGETNIPGIFAAGEIISGVEGANRLGGNSVGGALVFGRRAACTADEYIKNNPLENISNEYLKNEFTNWVNSLESNNTTKSSSKNDIIKSIKKLITEKGGIKRNGEKLKEALIEIEKIKKDYNIKTSNKIDFEIYFKTETAKVLFTAMLNREESRGAHYREDFPKQSDIVYKIIVFKENGYIKVKKEYN; encoded by the coding sequence ATGAAAATAAATAAAATTTTAAACTGTGATATCATAGTTGTAGGAAGTGGGATAGGAGGACTTACTGCTGCTAAGAAAGCTGCTGAAAGAGGAAGAAATGTCATTCTTGTCACAAATGGAAAATTATGTGGAGGAGCTAGTTATTTCCCTCTAAAAGGAACTTTAGGAATACAAGCAACAGCTGACCAAAAAGAAGATTTAGATTTTTTTAAAAATGATATAAGAACAATAGGAAGAGGAATGGAAAACCCTCATATGATTGACACATATATAAAAGATATCAAAGAAAGTATAACTTCTCTTAATGAAATTGGTTTTAAACCATGGCTAAGAAACGATAAGAGACCTGCATGTTTTGCTAAATATGCCAGAGATATTTTCCTTATAAATGAATGGGAAAAGGCTAAAGAAGAAGCAAAAATAATATTTAAAAATATTGAAAATATAAAAATAAAAGAACAAGCTAAAATAATAAAAATTTTAAAATATAATAACAAAACAGCTGGAGCTGTTTTTCAAAGTAACGAAGGAGAACTTTTTATAATAAAAGCTCCTGTAATAATAATGGCTTCAGGAGGAATAGCTGGACTTTATGAGCACAATCTTTATCCTTCAGATATTGATGGATCAGGACATGTTGTTCTTCTTGATGCAGGAGCTCAACTTCAGAATATGGAATTTATTCAATTTATTCCTGCATTTATAAAACCTGTATATAATACTCTTTTTGGAGAACATACTTTAAAATATTGTCTTGGAATGTATACTCATGATGATAAAAAATTATTTTCAGGAATTGAGGATAAAAATATAAAAGATTTATGGCTGGAAAGAAGTTCCTATGCTCCATTTAGCTGTGATTTTAAAAGTTCTGTAATAGATTTAAAAATGGCAGATAATATAAATGGAGTAAAACTAAAATTTCATAAAGATTTATATTTAGATGAAGGAGAATTTTATAAAGTTTATCTTGATTGGCTAAAAAAAAGTATAGGTATAGATATGTGCAATGATGAAGTTGTTGTTGCTCCATTTGCCCACAGTTGTAATGGTGGAGTAAAAGTCAGCTGTAATGGAGAAACAAATATTCCTGGAATTTTTGCTGCTGGAGAAATTATATCAGGAGTTGAAGGAGCAAACAGACTTGGAGGAAACTCTGTAGGAGGTGCTTTAGTATTTGGAAGAAGAGCTGCCTGCACTGCTGATGAATATATAAAAAATAATCCTTTAGAAAATATTTCTAATGAGTATTTAAAAAATGAATTCACAAACTGGGTTAATTCATTAGAATCTAACAATACTACAAAATCTTCTTCTAAAAATGACATCATTAAATCTATAAAAAAACTTATAACAGAAAAAGGTGGAATTAAAAGAAATGGTGAAAAATTAAAAGAAGCTCTTATAGAAATTGAGAAAATAAAAAAAGACTACAATATAAAAACTTCTAATAAAATAGATTTTGAAATATATTTTAAAACAGAAACTGCTAAAGTTTTATTTACTGCAATGCTTAACAGAGAAGAAAGCAGAGGGGCTCATTATAGAGAAGATTTCCCTAAGCAATCAGATATAGTATATAAAATTATAGTTTTTAAAGAAAATGGCTATATAAAAGTAAAAAAAGAATATAATTAA
- a CDS encoding acyl-CoA dehydratase activase, which yields MYKIGIDIGSTAAKVAVMEKNDIIDYFVMPTGWSSVETAENIFKKLNEKGYNKGNSKYVATGYGRISVPFADKTVTEITCHGAGAYYFYDKDCTVIDIGGQDTKIITIQDGMVSDFTMNDKCSAGTGRFIEVMANTLGVSIDELTELAEKGKDVKITSMCTVFAESEVISLIGRGEKREDIAFGIINSVVTRVVSLCKKHGKNNTFFLTGGLSSNKYILSLLREQLQSEVVTNEMGRYAGAVGAAVVAGKIKK from the coding sequence TTGTATAAGATAGGAATAGATATAGGATCTACTGCAGCTAAAGTAGCTGTTATGGAAAAAAATGACATTATTGATTATTTTGTTATGCCTACAGGATGGAGCAGTGTTGAAACTGCTGAAAATATTTTTAAAAAATTAAATGAGAAAGGTTATAATAAAGGAAATTCAAAGTATGTTGCAACGGGATATGGAAGAATTTCAGTTCCTTTTGCAGATAAAACTGTAACTGAGATAACATGTCATGGAGCAGGTGCATATTATTTTTATGATAAAGATTGTACAGTTATTGATATAGGGGGACAAGATACTAAAATTATAACTATACAAGATGGTATGGTTTCAGATTTTACTATGAACGATAAATGCTCTGCAGGAACAGGAAGATTTATTGAAGTTATGGCAAATACTTTGGGAGTGTCAATAGATGAATTAACAGAATTGGCAGAAAAAGGTAAAGATGTAAAAATAACTTCAATGTGTACAGTATTTGCAGAATCAGAGGTTATAAGCCTTATAGGGCGTGGTGAAAAAAGAGAAGATATTGCTTTTGGAATTATAAATTCAGTTGTGACTAGAGTTGTTTCATTATGCAAAAAACATGGAAAAAATAATACTTTTTTCCTTACAGGAGGACTTAGCAGCAATAAATATATTCTTTCTCTTTTAAGGGAACAACTTCAAAGTGAAGTTGTAACAAATGAAATGGGAAGATATGCAGGAGCTGTTGGAGCAGCTGTTGTAGCAGGAAAAATAAAAAAATAA
- a CDS encoding double-cubane-cluster-containing anaerobic reductase: MNNLPKNFETFSDARRQGFLKVKELKDAGKNVVGTYCTYTPKEVIYAAGAYPVSLCASSEETIPDAERHLPKNLCPLIKASYGFALTDKCPYMYFSDLIIGETTCDGKKKMYELLGELKDTYVMNLPNSQNNSFSLELWKSEIKAFIKKMEEKFGVVIDDEKLKSAIKLCNEERRVLKELYSLGKLVPPPISGYDMYKVLDGAKFTFDKEEQNARIREMIKELKKIHERGESKIPTSAPRILITGCPMGGVIDKVAKPIEEMGAVVVAYESCSGMKNLEELVREDIDPIDAIAEKYLNIPCSVMTPNKGREELLKQVIKEYKIDGVVEVILQACHTYNIEAYNIKKLVMKEKEIPYLALETDYSLSDSGQVKIRLEAFLELLG; this comes from the coding sequence ATGAATAATTTACCTAAAAATTTTGAAACTTTTTCCGATGCCAGAAGACAAGGATTTTTAAAAGTAAAAGAACTTAAAGATGCTGGAAAAAATGTTGTAGGAACTTACTGTACATACACTCCTAAGGAAGTAATATATGCAGCAGGGGCATACCCTGTATCTCTTTGTGCTTCAAGTGAAGAAACTATTCCAGATGCAGAAAGACATCTTCCTAAAAATTTATGTCCACTTATTAAAGCAAGTTATGGTTTTGCACTGACTGATAAATGTCCTTATATGTATTTTTCAGATTTAATTATAGGTGAAACTACTTGTGATGGAAAGAAAAAAATGTATGAATTACTTGGAGAATTAAAAGATACTTATGTTATGAACCTTCCAAATTCTCAAAACAATAGTTTTTCTCTTGAACTTTGGAAATCAGAGATAAAAGCATTTATAAAAAAAATGGAAGAAAAATTTGGTGTAGTTATTGATGATGAAAAACTGAAATCTGCAATAAAATTATGTAATGAGGAAAGAAGAGTCTTAAAGGAATTATATTCACTAGGAAAACTTGTACCTCCTCCTATTTCTGGATATGATATGTATAAAGTTCTTGATGGAGCAAAATTTACTTTTGATAAAGAAGAACAAAATGCAAGAATAAGAGAAATGATAAAAGAACTTAAAAAAATTCATGAAAGAGGAGAAAGTAAAATACCTACATCAGCTCCTCGTATTCTTATTACAGGTTGTCCTATGGGAGGAGTTATTGATAAAGTAGCAAAGCCTATAGAGGAAATGGGAGCAGTTGTAGTTGCATATGAAAGTTGCAGTGGTATGAAAAACTTAGAAGAACTTGTGAGAGAAGATATAGATCCAATTGATGCAATAGCTGAAAAATATCTTAATATTCCATGTTCTGTAATGACTCCTAATAAAGGAAGAGAAGAACTTTTAAAACAAGTAATAAAAGAATATAAAATAGATGGTGTTGTTGAAGTAATTCTTCAAGCATGCCACACATATAATATTGAGGCATATAACATTAAAAAACTTGTAATGAAAGAAAAAGAAATACCTTATCTTGCTCTTGAAACAGATTATTCTTTATCTGATTCAGGACAAGTAAAAATAAGATTAGAAGCTTTCCTTGAACTTCTAGGATAA
- a CDS encoding MarR family winged helix-turn-helix transcriptional regulator, with amino-acid sequence MKNKKLENTLFSYISRIRIKSCCFIEKEAKKKGITLSYSYMRIIIILHFNKKLSMKELTEHLGRDKSTVTTLINKLESEGYIKKTICQSDKRITYIELKEKSQELLDTIFEVSEIFQDKVKEIIGEEDLETLYRINKKLLDSWNV; translated from the coding sequence ATGAAAAATAAAAAGCTGGAAAATACTCTTTTCAGTTATATTTCCAGGATAAGAATAAAAAGTTGTTGTTTTATTGAAAAAGAAGCTAAAAAAAAAGGTATAACTTTAAGTTATTCTTATATGAGAATAATTATTATACTTCACTTTAATAAAAAACTTTCTATGAAAGAACTTACAGAACATTTAGGACGAGATAAATCTACTGTTACAACTCTTATAAACAAACTTGAATCTGAAGGATATATCAAAAAAACAATATGCCAGTCAGATAAAAGAATAACTTATATAGAGCTAAAAGAAAAATCTCAAGAATTACTTGACACAATTTTTGAAGTATCAGAAATATTTCAAGATAAAGTGAAAGAAATAATAGGAGAAGAGGATTTAGAAACACTCTATAGAATAAATAAAAAACTTCTTGATAGTTGGAATGTATAA
- a CDS encoding pyridoxal phosphate-dependent aminotransferase, with product MIGLNKKTEKLKYSLIRVLKEEATKYSDVINLTIGEPDIPTPKNLVEEAMEYGKNNQLNYAQAGGSEKIRTLVAEYYNKKYKSTYNAENVVMNVGASEALSSCFKTIINPGDEVVITSPFYPAYPPMIELCYGIPVILNIHETKFKITRKTLEKYITPKTKAILLNNPCNPTGNVMTLEEMEVVADFISERDIFLIADEVYSSLVFYEFYSFASFEKIKDKLIIINGFSKSYSMTGWRIGYTLCPERYRKNFLNATFYTLSCPMSLSLKGAEIALEKFSDFNTADIYKERAEYMASALEKIGFKVLKPKGAFYIFADYTDLSKLDSFKFTMDILEKVKVAVVPGISFGTEGYIRIALTVDMEKLKEAVKRLEKYFKAI from the coding sequence ATGATAGGATTAAATAAAAAAACAGAAAAATTAAAATATTCTTTAATAAGAGTTCTTAAAGAAGAAGCAACTAAATATTCGGATGTAATAAATCTTACAATAGGAGAGCCAGATATTCCTACTCCTAAAAATCTTGTTGAAGAAGCCATGGAATATGGAAAAAATAATCAGCTTAATTATGCACAGGCAGGAGGAAGTGAAAAAATAAGAACTCTTGTAGCTGAATATTATAATAAAAAATATAAATCAACTTATAATGCAGAAAATGTTGTAATGAATGTAGGTGCTTCTGAGGCTCTTTCTTCATGCTTTAAAACAATTATAAATCCAGGAGATGAAGTGGTTATAACCTCACCTTTTTATCCTGCTTATCCTCCAATGATTGAATTGTGTTATGGGATACCAGTAATTTTAAATATACATGAAACAAAATTTAAAATAACCCGTAAAACATTAGAAAAATATATAACACCAAAAACAAAAGCAATTTTATTAAATAATCCATGTAACCCTACAGGGAATGTTATGACCTTGGAAGAAATGGAAGTAGTAGCAGACTTTATATCAGAAAGAGATATTTTCTTAATAGCAGATGAAGTTTATAGCAGTCTTGTTTTTTATGAATTTTATTCTTTTGCTTCTTTTGAGAAGATAAAGGATAAACTTATAATAATAAATGGTTTCTCAAAATCATATTCAATGACAGGATGGAGAATAGGCTACACATTATGTCCTGAAAGATATAGAAAAAATTTTTTAAATGCAACTTTTTATACTTTGAGCTGTCCTATGTCATTATCTCTTAAAGGTGCTGAAATAGCCTTAGAAAAATTTTCAGATTTTAATACAGCAGATATTTATAAAGAAAGGGCTGAATATATGGCTTCTGCTTTAGAGAAGATAGGTTTTAAGGTTTTAAAACCTAAAGGAGCTTTTTATATTTTTGCAGATTATACTGATCTTTCAAAATTAGATTCTTTTAAATTTACAATGGATATTTTAGAAAAAGTAAAAGTGGCAGTTGTTCCTGGAATATCATTTGGAACAGAGGGATATATAAGAATTGCTCTTACTGTTGATATGGAAAAACTTAAAGAAGCAGTTAAAAGGCTGGAGAAATATTTTAAAGCAATATAG
- the dapB gene encoding 4-hydroxy-tetrahydrodipicolinate reductase — protein sequence MEIIIHGTGTMGKILKETAEQSKNFTVTGFADELTNEKGDIIIDFSHFSRISSLLEFAEVKNLPVILATTGYSEEIFERIKKASQKIPILLSSNMSLGINLMQEILSRIVPVLYENYDIEIVETHHSKKIDSPSGTAKTLAEVIERNCREILKRQYGREGNNPREKKEIGIHSLRGGTVVGEHSVFFYGNDEIFEIKHTALSKKIFAEGALKATEFLVKQKAGLYSMKDIF from the coding sequence ATGGAAATAATAATACATGGAACAGGAACAATGGGGAAAATTTTAAAAGAAACTGCAGAACAAAGTAAAAATTTTACTGTAACTGGATTTGCAGATGAACTTACAAATGAAAAAGGAGATATTATTATAGATTTTTCTCATTTTTCAAGAATAAGCTCTTTACTTGAATTTGCAGAAGTAAAAAATCTTCCAGTTATTTTGGCTACAACTGGATATTCAGAAGAAATTTTTGAAAGAATAAAAAAAGCATCTCAGAAAATACCTATTCTTCTTTCTTCAAATATGTCATTGGGAATAAATCTTATGCAAGAGATACTTTCAAGAATAGTTCCAGTCCTTTATGAAAATTATGATATAGAAATTGTTGAGACTCATCATAGTAAAAAAATAGATTCGCCAAGTGGAACAGCAAAAACTCTTGCAGAAGTTATAGAAAGAAACTGTAGAGAAATTTTAAAAAGACAATATGGAAGAGAAGGAAATAATCCAAGAGAAAAAAAAGAAATAGGTATACATTCTTTAAGAGGAGGAACAGTAGTTGGAGAACATTCTGTTTTCTTTTATGGAAATGATGAAATATTTGAAATAAAGCATACAGCTCTATCTAAAAAGATTTTTGCAGAAGGAGCTTTAAAGGCAACTGAATTTTTAGTGAAACAAAAAGCAGGACTTTATTCAATGAAAGATATATTTTAA
- a CDS encoding MATE family efflux transporter yields the protein MGIMVNNSQIQFLKMTETPIPKLVSSLAVPTIISMLTSSIYNMADTFFVAKLGTSAAGAVGIVFSLMAVIQAVGFGLGMGSGSNISRLLGQQKNKDADMIASTGFFSAITFGLILTITGTIFINILMRNLGATETILPYARDYAKYILFGAPIMCASFVMNNILRSEGKAALSMVGITFGGILNIVLDPIFIFVFKLGISGAAIATLLSQCVSFSLLLSCFIKGKSTTKLRVKNISKKIGTYFLIIKTGLPSLCRQALASIATIVLNVNAAFYGDSAVAAMSIVGRIFMFTMSAMIGLGQGFQPVVGYNYGARKYDRVKEAIFFTGKVGTFVMTSFAVLGFIFAENIMEFFRKEDMAVIAIGTFAIRAQCLALPIHPMIVVSNMTLQMVGKSWQGTFLSAARQGIFFIPVILILSQTIGLTGIQITQPIADVLNALCSIPFMVAFFKEITAKKTKF from the coding sequence ATGGGAATTATGGTAAATAACTCACAGATACAATTTTTAAAAATGACAGAAACACCTATTCCTAAATTAGTAAGTTCATTAGCTGTCCCTACAATTATAAGTATGCTAACATCTTCAATATATAATATGGCTGATACATTTTTTGTTGCTAAGTTAGGAACAAGTGCAGCAGGAGCAGTTGGAATAGTTTTTTCTTTAATGGCTGTAATACAAGCTGTGGGTTTTGGACTTGGGATGGGTTCTGGAAGTAACATTTCAAGACTTTTAGGACAACAGAAAAATAAGGATGCAGATATGATTGCATCTACTGGATTTTTTTCAGCTATAACTTTTGGGTTAATTCTTACTATTACAGGAACTATTTTTATAAATATACTTATGAGAAACTTAGGAGCTACAGAAACAATTCTTCCATATGCGAGGGATTATGCAAAATATATTCTTTTTGGAGCTCCTATCATGTGTGCCTCATTTGTGATGAATAATATTCTTCGTTCAGAGGGAAAAGCGGCTCTTTCTATGGTAGGGATTACTTTTGGTGGAATTCTTAATATAGTTTTAGATCCAATTTTTATTTTTGTATTTAAATTAGGAATTTCAGGAGCTGCTATAGCCACTCTTTTAAGTCAATGTGTAAGTTTTTCTTTATTGTTATCATGTTTCATAAAAGGAAAAAGTACTACGAAGCTTCGTGTAAAAAATATTTCAAAGAAGATAGGGACATATTTTTTAATAATAAAAACAGGTCTTCCTTCTTTATGTAGACAGGCTTTAGCAAGTATTGCTACTATAGTTTTAAATGTGAATGCTGCTTTTTATGGAGATTCTGCTGTTGCAGCTATGTCAATAGTGGGAAGGATATTTATGTTTACTATGTCTGCTATGATAGGTTTAGGACAAGGATTTCAGCCTGTTGTAGGATATAATTATGGAGCAAGAAAATACGATAGAGTAAAGGAAGCTATCTTTTTTACTGGTAAAGTAGGTACTTTTGTGATGACATCTTTTGCTGTTTTAGGTTTTATATTTGCAGAGAATATAATGGAATTTTTTAGGAAAGAAGATATGGCTGTAATTGCAATAGGAACTTTTGCTATTAGAGCTCAGTGTCTTGCTCTTCCTATTCATCCAATGATTGTTGTTTCAAATATGACATTGCAAATGGTAGGAAAATCATGGCAAGGAACATTTCTTTCAGCAGCAAGACAAGGAATATTTTTTATTCCAGTTATTTTGATTCTCTCACAGACAATTGGGCTTACAGGTATACAAATAACACAGCCAATAGCAGATGTTTTAAATGCTTTGTGTTCAATACCATTTATGGTAGCCTTTTTTAAAGAAATTACAGCTAAAAAAACTAAATTTTAG
- a CDS encoding YczE/YyaS/YitT family protein, protein MKKEILKYVKLMSGLILCSFGIVSILNSNLGLSPWDVLNQGLNKQIGITLGQANIAVGFIVIFIGLYFKQPLGSGTILNVTFVGLFVDLFIYLDIIPVGNTYFQQALLFAEGITVFSLGSYMYISTGCGCGPRDGLMVVFTKMTGFPLGTVRLCLEAMALTLGYFLGGKVGIGTAAFSLTAGYIIQFFFKIFKDDVKKIEHRSIVSEVKLLKAYLFKNSIKATK, encoded by the coding sequence ATGAAAAAAGAAATACTAAAATATGTTAAACTTATGAGTGGACTTATATTATGTTCTTTCGGAATAGTCTCTATTCTTAATTCAAATTTAGGACTTTCTCCGTGGGATGTTCTTAATCAAGGGCTTAACAAACAAATTGGAATTACTTTAGGTCAAGCAAATATAGCTGTTGGATTTATTGTAATATTTATAGGTCTTTATTTTAAACAGCCTCTTGGCAGTGGAACAATTTTAAATGTAACTTTTGTAGGACTTTTTGTAGATTTATTTATATATCTTGATATAATCCCAGTCGGAAATACATATTTTCAGCAGGCTCTTCTTTTTGCTGAAGGAATAACTGTTTTTTCTCTTGGAAGTTATATGTATATATCTACAGGATGTGGTTGTGGACCTAGAGACGGACTTATGGTTGTCTTTACAAAAATGACAGGTTTTCCTCTTGGAACAGTAAGATTATGCCTTGAAGCTATGGCTCTTACTTTAGGATATTTTCTTGGAGGAAAAGTTGGAATAGGAACTGCTGCTTTTTCTCTTACCGCAGGATATATCATTCAATTTTTCTTCAAAATTTTTAAAGATGATGTCAAAAAAATTGAACATAGAAGTATTGTTTCTGAAGTTAAACTTCTTAAAGCATATTTATTTAAAAACTCAATAAAAGCAACTAAATAG
- a CDS encoding helix-turn-helix transcriptional regulator, whose protein sequence is MSKNGILRTLRLEKRFSKEELCEIFNKEYDLKINRNMISKWESGQITPTGIYLSAYARYFNISSGYIASLIESRQEEDNGSDLNETTEEINIVKRLREEQGFSQEQLAELTGYKTKKKIEEIEEGISFIPESKISKFVKVLKTSKEILCQSISEGKKKDTNKKFLKPDVILEDGKELYFDIINIGKIAFHYYENNEEKKLELTNKELNEFNKSMNIVNILFDSPYITKTDKFGLKREALKCYIKNLMSFPRNN, encoded by the coding sequence ATGAGTAAGAACGGAATTTTAAGGACACTGAGACTGGAAAAAAGATTTTCTAAAGAGGAGCTTTGTGAAATATTTAATAAAGAATATGATTTAAAAATAAATAGAAATATGATTTCAAAATGGGAAAGTGGTCAAATAACTCCTACAGGAATTTATCTTTCGGCTTATGCAAGATATTTTAATATAAGTTCAGGTTATATAGCTAGTCTTATTGAAAGCAGGCAGGAAGAAGATAATGGAAGTGATTTAAATGAGACTACAGAAGAAATAAATATAGTAAAAAGATTAAGAGAAGAACAAGGTTTTTCTCAAGAGCAACTTGCAGAACTTACAGGTTATAAAACAAAGAAGAAAATAGAAGAGATAGAAGAAGGAATTTCATTTATTCCTGAATCTAAAATTTCTAAGTTTGTGAAAGTCTTAAAAACTTCTAAAGAAATATTATGTCAAAGTATTTCAGAAGGAAAGAAAAAAGATACAAACAAAAAATTTTTAAAGCCAGATGTTATTCTTGAAGATGGAAAAGAATTATATTTTGATATTATAAATATAGGGAAAATAGCATTTCACTATTATGAAAATAATGAGGAAAAAAAGTTAGAGCTGACTAATAAGGAATTGAATGAATTTAATAAGTCTATGAATATTGTTAATATTTTATTTGATAGCCCTTATATAACAAAGACTGATAAATTTGGATTAAAAAGAGAAGCTTTAAAATGTTATATAAAAAATTTAATGAGTTTTCCAAGGAATAACTAA
- the dapA gene encoding 4-hydroxy-tetrahydrodipicolinate synthase — MALFTGSGVALVTPFNENNEVNFEKLRELLEFHIANRTDAIIVTGTTGEGSTMSDEEKLAVIKFSVDVAGGRIPIIAGTGSNNTKHAVWLSKEAEKLGADGLLVVTPYYNKGNESGIYSHYKAIAESVKIPIILYNVPGRTGVNMSVNLIKILSEIENITGIKEASGNISYAAEIAREVPELDLYSGNDDMTVPLLSIGGKGVISVSANIIPETVHNMVMAFFNRDIDKARELQLKYNNLVNSLFIEVNPVPIKEAMNFLGYEVGGCRLPLGSMSDKNKEILYDILKEHGVSEWK; from the coding sequence TTGAAAAATTAAGAGAGCTTTTAGAGTTTCACATTGCAAACAGAACAGATGCAATAATAGTTACAGGAACTACAGGAGAGGGTTCTACAATGTCTGACGAAGAAAAACTTGCAGTAATAAAGTTTTCTGTTGATGTGGCAGGAGGAAGAATTCCTATTATAGCAGGAACAGGTTCAAATAATACGAAGCATGCTGTATGGCTTAGTAAAGAAGCAGAAAAATTAGGAGCAGATGGACTTCTTGTAGTTACTCCTTATTATAATAAAGGAAATGAAAGCGGAATTTACAGTCACTATAAAGCAATAGCTGAAAGTGTAAAAATTCCTATAATTCTTTATAATGTTCCTGGAAGAACAGGAGTAAATATGTCTGTAAATCTTATAAAAATTCTTTCAGAAATAGAAAATATAACAGGAATAAAAGAAGCCAGTGGTAATATATCTTATGCAGCAGAAATTGCAAGAGAAGTTCCAGAATTAGATCTTTATTCAGGAAATGATGATATGACTGTTCCTCTTCTTTCAATAGGAGGAAAGGGAGTTATATCTGTATCAGCAAATATAATCCCAGAAACAGTTCACAATATGGTTATGGCATTTTTTAATAGAGATATTGATAAAGCAAGAGAGCTTCAGCTTAAATACAATAATCTTGTAAATTCTCTTTTCATAGAGGTAAATCCAGTTCCTATAAAAGAAGCTATGAATTTTTTAGGATATGAAGTAGGTGGATGCAGACTTCCTCTTGGTTCTATGAGTGATAAAAATAAAGAAATACTTTATGATATTTTAAAGGAACATGGGGTATCTGAATGGAAATAA